From the genome of Streptomyces sp. NBC_01260, one region includes:
- a CDS encoding NADH-quinone oxidoreductase subunit D: MTTPHATPRATTEGTVYTVTGGDWDEVVQSAAASDDERIIVNMGPQHPSTHGVLRLILEIDGETVTEARCGIGYLHTGIEKNLEFRNWTQGTTFVTRMDYLTPFFNETAYCLGVEKLLGIEDQIPDRATVLRVLLMELNRISSHLVCIATGGMELGATTIMIYGFRDRELVLDLFELITGLRMNHAFVRPGGLAQDLPPGAVDQLREFVKTMKKNLPEYDKLATGNPIFKARMQDVGYLDLSGCMALGATGPVLRSAGLPHDLRKTDPYCGYEDYEFDVPTADSCDAYGRFLIRLEEMRQSLRIVEQCIDRLAPGPVMVADKKIAWPAQLALGPDGLGNSLDHIRKIMGTSMEALIHHFKLVTEGFRVPAGQAYTAVESPKGELGVHVVSDGGTRPYRVHFRDPSFTNLQAMAAMCEGGQVADVIVAVASLDPVMGGVDR, from the coding sequence ATGACCACTCCCCACGCGACACCCCGTGCGACGACCGAGGGGACTGTATATACAGTCACCGGCGGCGACTGGGACGAGGTCGTCCAGTCGGCGGCCGCCTCCGACGACGAGCGCATCATCGTCAACATGGGCCCCCAGCACCCGTCCACGCACGGCGTGCTCCGGCTGATCCTGGAGATCGACGGCGAGACCGTCACCGAGGCCCGCTGCGGCATCGGCTACCTCCACACCGGCATCGAGAAGAACCTCGAATTCCGGAACTGGACGCAGGGCACCACCTTCGTCACGCGCATGGACTACCTGACGCCGTTCTTCAACGAGACGGCGTACTGCCTGGGGGTGGAGAAGCTCCTCGGCATCGAGGACCAGATCCCCGACCGGGCCACCGTCCTGCGCGTGCTGCTGATGGAGCTCAACCGGATCTCCTCGCACCTGGTGTGCATCGCCACCGGCGGCATGGAGCTCGGCGCCACGACGATCATGATCTACGGCTTCCGCGACCGTGAACTCGTTCTCGATCTCTTCGAGCTGATCACCGGCCTGCGGATGAACCACGCGTTCGTCCGGCCCGGCGGACTCGCGCAGGACCTGCCCCCGGGCGCGGTCGACCAGCTGCGCGAGTTCGTGAAGACCATGAAGAAGAACCTGCCGGAGTACGACAAGCTCGCCACCGGCAACCCCATCTTCAAGGCCCGTATGCAGGACGTCGGCTACCTCGACCTGAGCGGCTGCATGGCGCTCGGCGCCACCGGTCCCGTCCTGCGCTCCGCCGGACTCCCGCACGACCTGCGCAAGACCGATCCCTACTGCGGGTACGAGGACTACGAGTTCGACGTCCCCACGGCGGACAGCTGCGACGCCTACGGCCGCTTCCTCATCCGTCTCGAGGAGATGCGCCAGTCGCTGCGGATCGTCGAGCAGTGCATCGACCGGCTGGCCCCCGGCCCGGTCATGGTCGCCGACAAGAAGATCGCCTGGCCCGCGCAGCTCGCGCTCGGACCGGACGGGCTCGGCAACTCGCTCGACCACATCAGGAAGATCATGGGCACCTCCATGGAGGCCCTGATCCACCACTTCAAGCTGGTGACCGAGGGCTTCCGGGTCCCGGCCGGGCAGGCGTACACCGCGGTCGAGTCGCCCAAGGGCGAACTCGGCGTGCACGTCGTCTCGGACGGCGGCACCCGCCCCTACCGGGTCCACTTCCGTGACCCGTCCTTCACCAATCTCCAGGCCATGGCGGCGATGTGCGAGGGCGGCCAGGTGGCCGACGTCATCGTCGCCGTCGCATCCCTCGACCCCGTGATGGGAGGCGTCGACCGGTGA
- a CDS encoding NADH-quinone oxidoreductase subunit C, producing MSENGNQGERNANGVPSPRDETGEVIGVRKGMFGADNGGDTSGYGGLIRTVTLPGATSRPYGGWFDEVADELEGALEEQGLLPDNAIEKTVVDRGELTFHIAREHLPTVARTLRDDPALRFELCTGVSGVHFLGDKGRELHAVYHLRSLTHGRLIRLEVSAPDSDPHVPSLVAVYPTNDWHERETYDFFGLIFDGHPALTRIMMPDDWQGFPQRKDYPLGGIAVEYKGAQIPAPDQRRSYS from the coding sequence GTGAGCGAGAACGGCAACCAGGGCGAGCGGAACGCCAACGGCGTCCCCTCCCCGCGCGACGAGACCGGCGAGGTCATCGGCGTACGCAAGGGCATGTTCGGCGCCGACAACGGCGGCGACACCTCCGGCTACGGCGGGCTCATCCGCACGGTCACCCTGCCGGGCGCCACCTCGCGCCCGTACGGCGGCTGGTTCGACGAGGTGGCCGACGAGCTCGAAGGGGCCCTGGAGGAACAGGGTCTCCTTCCGGACAACGCCATCGAGAAGACCGTCGTGGACCGCGGCGAGCTCACCTTCCACATCGCCCGCGAGCACCTGCCCACCGTCGCCAGGACCTTGCGCGACGACCCGGCGCTGCGCTTCGAGCTCTGTACGGGGGTGAGCGGCGTCCACTTCCTCGGTGACAAGGGACGTGAGCTGCACGCCGTCTACCACCTGCGCTCCCTCACCCACGGCCGGCTCATCCGGCTGGAGGTGTCCGCACCGGACAGCGATCCGCACGTCCCGTCCCTCGTCGCGGTCTACCCGACCAACGACTGGCACGAGCGCGAGACCTACGACTTCTTCGGGCTCATCTTCGACGGGCATCCCGCCCTCACCCGGATCATGATGCCGGACGACTGGCAGGGCTTCCCGCAGCGCAAGGACTACCCGCTCGGCGGCATCGCCGTCGAGTACAAGGGCGCCCAGATCCCGGCTCCGGACCAGCGGAGGTCGTACTCCTGA
- a CDS encoding NuoB/complex I 20 kDa subunit family protein, giving the protein MGLEEKLPSGFVLTTVEQAAGWVRKSSVFPATFGLACCAIEMMTTGAGRYDLARFGMEVFRGSPRQADLMIVAGRVSQKMAPVLRQVYDQMPNPKWVISMGVCASSGGMFNNYAIVQGVDHIVPVDIYLPGCPPRPEMLIDAILKLHQKIQGSKLGVNAEEAAREAEEAALNALPLIEMKGLLR; this is encoded by the coding sequence ATGGGACTCGAAGAGAAGCTGCCCAGCGGCTTCGTGCTGACCACTGTCGAGCAGGCCGCCGGCTGGGTACGGAAGTCGTCCGTATTCCCCGCCACCTTCGGCCTCGCCTGCTGCGCCATCGAGATGATGACGACCGGGGCCGGGCGCTACGACCTGGCCCGGTTCGGGATGGAGGTCTTCCGCGGATCGCCGCGGCAGGCGGACCTGATGATCGTGGCGGGGCGGGTCAGCCAGAAGATGGCGCCCGTCCTGCGGCAGGTCTATGACCAGATGCCGAACCCCAAGTGGGTCATCTCCATGGGGGTTTGCGCGTCATCGGGCGGTATGTTCAATAATTACGCCATTGTTCAGGGTGTTGATCACATTGTCCCGGTTGATATCTATTTGCCGGGCTGCCCACCGCGTCCCGAGATGCTGATCGACGCGATCCTCAAGCTCCACCAGAAGATCCAGGGCTCCAAGCTCGGGGTCAACGCGGAGGAGGCCGCCCGCGAGGCGGAGGAAGCGGCGCTCAACGCACTGCCCCTGATCGAGATGAAGGGGCTGCTCCGGTGA
- a CDS encoding NADH-quinone oxidoreductase subunit A, with translation MNAYAPILVLGALGAGFAIFSVVSATLIGPKRYNRAKLEAYECGIEPTPTPAGGGRFPIKYYLTAMLFIVFDIEIVFLYPWAVTFDALGIFGLVEMLLFVLTVFVAYAYVWRRGGLEWD, from the coding sequence GTGAATGCCTACGCGCCCATCCTCGTGCTCGGCGCCCTCGGGGCAGGGTTTGCGATCTTCTCCGTGGTCAGCGCCACGCTTATCGGCCCCAAGCGGTACAACCGGGCAAAGCTCGAAGCGTACGAGTGCGGTATCGAACCCACCCCCACTCCAGCCGGAGGCGGCCGCTTCCCGATCAAGTACTACCTGACGGCGATGCTCTTCATCGTCTTCGACATCGAGATCGTCTTCCTCTATCCCTGGGCGGTCACCTTCGACGCCCTGGGGATTTTCGGGCTCGTCGAGATGCTGCTCTTCGTGCTCACCGTCTTCGTCGCCTATGCGTATGTATGGCGTCGCGGCGGCCTGGAATGGGACTGA
- a CDS encoding C40 family peptidase, with the protein MSHTALIPSHRKPRRNASKTALRAGVAGGVLSTIAVAGAAAPAQAEPVTQTIEMPTITAGLSTTVAASAEATQQVALDLETQAQENAAATTAAKAAKKAKAEAVRKAEAKKKAEAAAKAKAEAAERASRTAERTTLSTPSGSSSSGSSVSTASAPASSSATGSAASVVSFVQMQVGDAYVPGGTGPNSWDCSGLVQAAFRTVGVDLPRVSQSQSTAGTQVGLGNLQPGDILYWGSAGSAYHVGVYVGGGQFVGAQNSSTGVVQRPLDYDMPTGAVRIL; encoded by the coding sequence ATGTCCCACACCGCTCTCATACCCAGCCACCGGAAGCCCCGCCGAAACGCCTCGAAGACGGCGCTGCGAGCCGGAGTTGCCGGTGGCGTCCTCAGCACCATCGCGGTCGCAGGCGCTGCCGCTCCGGCCCAGGCCGAGCCGGTGACCCAGACCATCGAGATGCCCACCATCACGGCCGGGCTCTCCACCACCGTCGCGGCGTCCGCCGAGGCCACGCAGCAGGTCGCCCTGGACCTGGAGACGCAGGCCCAGGAGAACGCCGCAGCCACGACCGCCGCCAAGGCCGCCAAGAAGGCCAAGGCCGAGGCCGTCCGCAAGGCCGAGGCCAAGAAGAAGGCCGAGGCGGCCGCCAAGGCCAAGGCGGAGGCCGCCGAGCGCGCCTCCCGCACCGCCGAGCGCACGACGCTCAGCACCCCCTCGGGCTCCTCCTCGTCCGGTTCCTCGGTGTCGACCGCCTCGGCACCGGCCTCCTCCTCCGCCACGGGCTCCGCGGCCTCCGTCGTCTCGTTCGTGCAGATGCAGGTCGGCGACGCGTACGTCCCCGGCGGCACCGGCCCCAACTCGTGGGACTGCTCCGGCCTCGTCCAGGCCGCGTTCCGCACGGTGGGCGTCGACCTGCCGCGCGTCTCGCAGAGCCAGTCGACCGCGGGCACCCAGGTCGGGCTCGGCAACCTCCAGCCGGGCGACATCCTTTACTGGGGCAGCGCGGGCAGCGCGTACCACGTCGGGGTCTACGTGGGCGGCGGCCAGTTCGTCGGCGCGCAGAACTCCTCCACCGGTGTGGTGCAGCGCCCCCTGGACTACGACATGCCGACCGGCGCGGTCCGCATCCTCTGA
- a CDS encoding MFS transporter, whose protein sequence is MPTTVTAGTTGTTGTSTRTRLRGWWAVFSMTLALFAIVTTEILPIGLLTPIGAEFGVSDGTAGLMMTMPGLLAAVAAPTVTVATARVDRRLMLCALVLLLAVANFLTAAATAYWLVLVARVLVGITIGGFWSIGAGLAGRLVRPASTGRATAVIFSAVPLGSVLGVPAGTLIGDLAGWRTTFAAMGLLSTGALALLLLTLPALPPAGVTRPSVLRALLRGTGTRYALLMTFLVVLAHFAAYTYVTPFLRQITRADPGQITGYLLIYGAAGVAGNFIGGALVTRAPRLAFGTAAGTIAAATALLPVLGRGDAGALALLIVWGLGYGAVPVCSQTWFVRAAPRTPEAATVLFTASFQATLAAGALAGGTVVDHTSLSAVMWCGAVTAGLVVLVATASRNAGTPPRDH, encoded by the coding sequence ATGCCCACGACGGTCACCGCTGGCACCACCGGCACCACTGGCACCTCAACCCGCACACGCTTACGCGGCTGGTGGGCCGTTTTCTCCATGACGCTGGCTCTGTTCGCCATCGTCACCACCGAGATCCTGCCCATCGGTCTGCTGACGCCGATCGGGGCCGAGTTCGGCGTCTCCGACGGCACAGCGGGCCTGATGATGACCATGCCGGGGCTCCTCGCCGCCGTCGCCGCCCCGACCGTGACCGTCGCGACGGCCCGCGTCGACCGCAGGCTGATGCTCTGCGCCCTCGTCCTGCTGCTCGCGGTGGCCAACTTCCTCACCGCTGCCGCGACGGCCTACTGGCTGGTGCTGGTCGCCCGGGTGCTGGTCGGCATCACCATCGGCGGCTTCTGGTCGATCGGCGCCGGACTGGCCGGCCGGCTGGTCCGCCCGGCATCGACGGGACGGGCGACGGCGGTCATCTTCTCGGCCGTACCCCTCGGTTCCGTCCTCGGCGTCCCCGCCGGCACGCTCATCGGTGATCTGGCGGGCTGGCGCACCACGTTCGCGGCGATGGGGCTGCTGAGCACCGGCGCCCTGGCCCTGCTCCTCCTGACGCTCCCCGCCCTGCCCCCGGCCGGCGTCACCCGCCCCTCGGTGCTCCGCGCCCTGCTGCGCGGCACGGGCACCCGGTACGCCCTGCTGATGACGTTCCTCGTCGTACTGGCCCATTTCGCCGCGTACACCTATGTAACCCCCTTCCTGCGGCAGATCACCCGGGCCGATCCGGGACAGATCACCGGATACCTGCTGATCTACGGCGCCGCGGGGGTGGCCGGCAACTTCATCGGCGGCGCACTGGTCACACGCGCCCCACGCCTCGCGTTCGGGACGGCCGCCGGGACGATCGCCGCCGCGACCGCGCTGCTGCCAGTCCTGGGCCGCGGCGATGCGGGCGCCCTCGCGCTGCTCATCGTCTGGGGACTCGGCTACGGCGCGGTCCCGGTCTGCTCCCAGACCTGGTTCGTCCGCGCCGCCCCGCGAACGCCCGAGGCCGCCACGGTCCTGTTCACCGCGTCCTTCCAGGCCACACTGGCCGCCGGCGCGCTGGCCGGCGGCACGGTCGTCGACCACACCTCGCTCAGCGCGGTCATGTGGTGCGGGGCGGTGACGGCGGGTCTGGTGGTGCTCGTCGCGACAGCCTCCCGGAACGCGGGCACGCCTCCGCGGGACCATTGA
- a CDS encoding ATP-binding protein, whose translation MTSVTVPPPPAPYLPQRGERYRLVAPNTPTAPRVARDFVGTLLRTTEHPGLIDDARLCVSEVVSNAHCHTRSARIRVDVTVNRRQVMVYVTDDEPDRLPRPGAAPHAESGRGLVIVESLTDRWGTTTRGGRVRTAKSVWFVLVERALDRW comes from the coding sequence ATGACCTCCGTAACCGTTCCGCCCCCGCCCGCCCCGTACCTCCCGCAGCGCGGCGAGCGCTACCGGCTCGTCGCGCCGAACACCCCCACCGCACCCCGCGTCGCGCGGGACTTCGTGGGTACGTTGCTGCGGACCACCGAGCACCCCGGGCTGATCGACGACGCCCGGTTGTGCGTGAGCGAGGTGGTGTCCAACGCGCACTGCCATACGCGGTCGGCGCGCATCCGGGTCGATGTCACGGTGAACCGGCGTCAGGTCATGGTCTACGTGACCGACGACGAACCGGACCGGCTGCCGAGGCCGGGCGCCGCGCCGCACGCGGAGAGCGGACGCGGGCTCGTCATCGTGGAGAGCCTGACCGATCGGTGGGGGACCACGACGCGCGGCGGGCGGGTACGGACCGCCAAGAGCGTCTGGTTCGTCCTGGTCGAACGCGCCCTGGACCGCTGGTGA
- a CDS encoding helix-turn-helix domain-containing protein, with translation MPPRDNPTARQARLGSELRKLRERAGRTAREAAGRISTDQARISHIEAGRSGIGEERIRRLASFYTCDDEALIEALCAISREHRGQFWWDEYRGTLAPGFLNIAELEHHASHMRCLQSMTLPGLLQTPAYSRALFDGVLPKLPEDEVAARVEHRMRRKSVLDRDEPPEFEAIMHEASLRMRVGGRKVAREQLEHLLEATDRPAVTVRVIPFASEQFVEVTQTVLYAGGVVPQLDTVHIDAPFGGVQLDAAADLHRYGMQLDFAQRACLSPEESRSFIHHITRDL, from the coding sequence ATGCCACCAAGGGACAACCCCACCGCACGCCAGGCCCGCCTGGGCAGCGAGCTGCGCAAGCTCCGCGAGCGCGCGGGCAGAACGGCCCGCGAGGCCGCCGGACGCATCTCCACCGACCAGGCCAGGATCAGCCATATCGAGGCCGGTCGCAGTGGCATCGGCGAGGAGCGGATTCGCCGGCTCGCGAGCTTCTACACCTGCGACGACGAAGCACTGATCGAGGCGCTGTGCGCGATATCCCGCGAGCACCGGGGCCAGTTCTGGTGGGACGAATACCGAGGCACACTGGCACCCGGATTCCTGAACATCGCGGAGCTTGAGCACCACGCGAGCCATATGCGGTGCCTCCAGTCCATGACACTGCCAGGACTGCTCCAGACTCCGGCGTACTCCCGGGCCCTGTTCGACGGGGTGCTCCCGAAGCTGCCCGAGGACGAGGTCGCGGCACGCGTCGAGCACCGCATGCGCAGAAAGTCGGTGCTCGACCGCGACGAACCACCCGAGTTCGAGGCGATCATGCACGAGGCGAGCCTGCGCATGCGGGTCGGCGGTCGCAAGGTTGCCCGCGAGCAACTTGAGCATCTGCTTGAGGCGACGGACCGGCCGGCCGTGACAGTCCGAGTGATTCCGTTCGCGAGCGAACAGTTCGTCGAAGTCACACAGACAGTGCTGTACGCGGGCGGAGTTGTGCCCCAGCTGGACACCGTGCACATCGACGCACCCTTCGGCGGCGTCCAGTTGGATGCCGCCGCCGATCTCCACCGGTACGGGATGCAGCTCGACTTCGCCCAGCGAGCCTGCCTGTCGCCCGAGGAGTCGCGCAGCTTCATTCACCACATCACACGGGACCTGTGA
- a CDS encoding DUF397 domain-containing protein, protein MNTEIEWQKSSFSGGGGEQCVEVAQHAEQILMRESDDPGAVTTTSRAKFAAFIKGVKAGEFDHFAQ, encoded by the coding sequence ATGAACACAGAGATTGAGTGGCAGAAGTCGTCTTTCTCGGGGGGCGGCGGAGAGCAGTGCGTCGAGGTGGCTCAGCACGCCGAGCAGATCCTGATGCGCGAAAGCGACGATCCCGGCGCGGTGACCACCACCAGCCGCGCAAAGTTCGCCGCGTTCATCAAGGGCGTCAAGGCCGGCGAGTTCGACCACTTCGCCCAGTAA
- a CDS encoding geranylgeranyl reductase family protein: protein MTEPLSEHSADVIVVGAGPAGSTTAYYLAKAGLDVLLLEKTAFPREKVCGDGLTPRATKQLVSMGIDISEEAGWLRNKGLRIIGGGVRLQLDWPDLASYPDYGLVRKRDDFDEQLARQAQKGGARLYERCNVGAPITDPRTGRITGVHAKLGEEKTPVTFHAPLVVAADGNSTRLSLAMGLHRREDRPMGVAVRTYFTSPRHDDDYLESWLELWDRRGAEDRLLPGYGWIFGMGDGTSNVGLGILNSSSAFKELDWREVLKAWCASMPEDWGYTPENMTMPIRGAALPMAFNRQPHYTKGLLLVGDAGGMVNPFNGEGIAYAMESGQIAADVIVQAHARSTPAQRELALNNYPKVLKETYGGYYTMGRAFVKLIGNPKVMKVATQRGLTHPLLMKFTLKMLANLTDPTGGDAMDRIINGLSKVAPKS from the coding sequence GTGACCGAGCCCCTGTCCGAACACAGCGCGGACGTGATCGTCGTCGGGGCAGGCCCAGCCGGCTCCACGACCGCGTACTACCTCGCCAAGGCGGGCCTCGACGTCCTCCTCCTGGAGAAGACCGCCTTCCCTCGCGAGAAGGTCTGCGGCGACGGCCTCACACCGCGCGCCACCAAGCAGCTCGTCTCCATGGGCATCGACATCTCCGAAGAGGCCGGCTGGCTCCGGAACAAGGGCCTGCGCATCATCGGCGGCGGCGTCCGGCTCCAGCTGGACTGGCCGGATCTCGCCTCCTACCCGGACTACGGGCTGGTCCGCAAGCGCGACGACTTCGACGAGCAGCTGGCCCGCCAGGCGCAGAAGGGCGGCGCGCGGCTGTACGAGCGCTGCAACGTCGGCGCCCCGATCACCGACCCCCGCACCGGCCGGATCACCGGCGTGCACGCGAAGCTCGGCGAGGAGAAGACCCCGGTCACCTTCCACGCCCCCCTCGTCGTCGCCGCCGACGGCAACTCCACCCGGCTCTCTCTGGCGATGGGCCTGCACCGCCGCGAGGACCGCCCGATGGGCGTCGCGGTCCGTACGTATTTCACCTCGCCCCGTCACGACGACGACTACCTGGAGTCCTGGCTGGAACTCTGGGACCGCCGGGGCGCCGAGGACCGGCTGCTGCCCGGCTACGGCTGGATCTTCGGCATGGGCGACGGCACCTCCAACGTCGGCCTCGGCATCCTCAACTCCTCCTCCGCCTTCAAGGAGCTGGACTGGCGCGAGGTCCTCAAGGCGTGGTGCGCGTCCATGCCCGAGGACTGGGGCTACACCCCCGAGAACATGACGATGCCGATCCGCGGCGCCGCCCTCCCGATGGCCTTCAACCGTCAGCCGCACTACACCAAGGGTCTGCTGCTGGTCGGTGACGCGGGTGGCATGGTCAACCCGTTCAACGGCGAAGGCATCGCGTACGCCATGGAGTCGGGCCAGATCGCCGCGGACGTCATCGTCCAGGCCCACGCGCGTTCGACCCCGGCCCAGCGCGAACTGGCCCTGAACAACTACCCGAAGGTGCTCAAGGAGACCTACGGCGGCTACTACACGATGGGCCGCGCCTTCGTGAAGCTGATCGGCAACCCGAAGGTCATGAAGGTCGCCACCCAGCGCGGCCTGACGCACCCGCTGCTGATGAAGTTCACCCTGAAGATGCTCGCCAACCTCACCGACCCGACGGGCGGCGACGCGATGGACCGCATCATCAACGGGCTCTCGAAGGTGGCGCCGAAGTCCTGA
- a CDS encoding GNAT family N-acetyltransferase, with translation MSIAPRALPAVQLRVPTDEDAMAWHRAFADPAVMEFLGGRPSELSLYEEWTARQRRLDAERGFCLWTVLDANGAVVGFTGAQPWPQTAYGPVGEIEIGWRLARPAWGRGYVTAAAHLALERLRAAGVERIVATVDELNERSVAVARRLGMERAESFTAPRSGQEVRCFRLELGR, from the coding sequence ATGTCGATCGCGCCCCGCGCACTCCCTGCCGTACAGCTGCGTGTCCCGACCGACGAGGACGCGATGGCCTGGCACCGCGCCTTCGCCGACCCGGCGGTGATGGAGTTCCTCGGCGGCCGCCCGTCCGAACTGTCCCTGTACGAGGAGTGGACCGCCCGGCAGCGCAGACTCGACGCCGAACGAGGCTTCTGCCTGTGGACCGTGCTCGACGCGAACGGCGCGGTCGTCGGCTTCACCGGGGCGCAGCCGTGGCCGCAGACCGCGTACGGCCCGGTGGGCGAGATCGAGATCGGCTGGCGGCTGGCCCGTCCGGCCTGGGGCCGCGGCTACGTGACCGCGGCCGCGCACCTCGCACTGGAGCGGCTGCGCGCGGCCGGGGTGGAGCGGATCGTGGCGACGGTCGACGAGCTCAACGAGCGGTCGGTCGCGGTGGCCCGGCGTCTCGGCATGGAGCGGGCCGAGAGCTTCACGGCCCCCCGGTCGGGGCAGGAGGTGCGCTGCTTCCGGCTGGAGCTGGGACGGTGA
- a CDS encoding demethylmenaquinone methyltransferase, whose protein sequence is MTRASLDKQPHEVASMFDDVAANYDLTNDVLSLGQARLWRKEVAKAVHARPAEKVLDLAAGTATSSLPFAATGAYVVPCDFSIGMLQEGKRRNSWLPFTAGDATRLPFRDETFDAVTISFGLRNVQDTDAALRELYRVTKPGGRVVICEFSQPVWTPFRTVYTEYLMRALPPVARAVSSNPDAYVYLAESIRAWPDQAGLAALLQEAGWSKVAWRNLTGGVVALHRGVRA, encoded by the coding sequence GTGACCCGAGCCTCCCTGGACAAGCAGCCGCACGAAGTCGCCTCGATGTTCGACGACGTGGCGGCGAACTACGACCTCACCAACGACGTGCTCTCGCTCGGCCAGGCCCGGCTGTGGCGCAAGGAGGTCGCGAAGGCGGTGCACGCCCGGCCCGCGGAGAAGGTCCTCGACCTGGCCGCCGGGACCGCGACGTCCTCGCTGCCGTTCGCCGCGACCGGTGCGTACGTCGTGCCGTGCGACTTCTCCATCGGCATGCTCCAGGAGGGCAAGAGGCGCAACTCCTGGCTGCCGTTCACCGCGGGCGACGCGACACGGCTGCCGTTCCGCGACGAGACGTTCGACGCGGTGACCATCTCCTTCGGGCTGCGCAACGTCCAGGACACGGACGCGGCGCTGCGCGAGCTGTACCGGGTGACGAAGCCGGGCGGCCGGGTCGTCATCTGCGAGTTCTCCCAGCCGGTCTGGACGCCGTTCCGGACCGTCTACACCGAGTACCTGATGCGGGCGCTGCCGCCGGTCGCGCGCGCGGTGTCGTCCAACCCCGACGCGTACGTCTACCTCGCCGAGTCGATCCGCGCCTGGCCCGACCAGGCCGGGCTCGCCGCCCTGCTCCAGGAGGCCGGCTGGTCGAAGGTCGCCTGGCGCAACCTCACCGGCGGCGTGGTGGCGCTGCACCGGGGCGTCCGGGCCTGA
- a CDS encoding DUF3152 domain-containing protein, with translation MSAEVRRRQTRRRGGGTRRRSRQERHRRSRIRLLVAVLVPTAVICVAVAAAPLWTGGDDLSTAAAASGSAGSVKDPPASASASGPGSKAGASTEPKARAKPSTKTKPGSGSGSGAGGHPVIPPSGPGTFTVARAGASDTGRGNAYRVEVEDGSGVDPDAAATQIAGFLAAPRGWAHGGEHSFHQVSEGPAGLVVRIATAATTDRICGRSGLDTHGEVNCRVGVDVMVNLKRWQTGSPEFDGPLADYRALIINHEVGHWLGHGHETCPGKGRPAPAMMQQIYGLKGCVANAWPYNAKGQYLSGPSVP, from the coding sequence GTGTCGGCTGAGGTACGGAGAAGGCAGACACGGCGACGGGGCGGGGGGACCCGGCGGCGCTCGCGGCAGGAGCGTCACCGCCGCAGCCGGATAAGGCTGCTGGTCGCGGTCCTCGTGCCGACGGCGGTGATCTGCGTCGCGGTCGCGGCCGCGCCGCTGTGGACCGGCGGGGACGATCTGTCGACTGCGGCGGCCGCGTCCGGATCGGCCGGTTCCGTCAAGGACCCGCCTGCCTCGGCCTCCGCGTCCGGTCCCGGTTCAAAGGCAGGGGCGAGCACCGAGCCGAAGGCGAGAGCCAAGCCCAGCACGAAGACCAAGCCGGGTTCCGGCTCCGGCTCCGGGGCCGGTGGCCATCCGGTCATTCCCCCGTCCGGCCCCGGCACCTTCACGGTCGCCCGCGCGGGCGCGTCGGACACCGGCAGGGGCAACGCCTACCGGGTCGAGGTGGAGGACGGCTCCGGCGTCGATCCGGACGCGGCCGCCACCCAGATCGCCGGTTTCCTGGCCGCGCCGCGCGGCTGGGCGCACGGCGGGGAGCACTCGTTCCACCAGGTCTCGGAGGGTCCGGCGGGGCTGGTGGTCCGTATCGCCACGGCGGCGACCACCGACCGGATCTGCGGGAGGAGCGGTCTCGACACGCACGGCGAGGTCAACTGCCGCGTCGGCGTCGACGTCATGGTCAACCTCAAACGCTGGCAGACCGGTTCACCCGAATTCGACGGACCCCTCGCCGACTACCGGGCCCTCATCATCAACCACGAAGTCGGCCACTGGCTCGGCCACGGCCACGAGACCTGCCCCGGCAAGGGCCGCCCCGCCCCCGCCATGATGCAACAGATCTACGGCCTCAAAGGATGCGTCGCCAACGCCTGGCCCTACAACGCCAAAGGCCAGTACCTGAGCGGCCCGTCAGTCCCCTGA